The proteins below are encoded in one region of Silene latifolia isolate original U9 population chromosome 2, ASM4854445v1, whole genome shotgun sequence:
- the LOC141643026 gene encoding uncharacterized protein LOC141643026, whose translation MIKMGFAKEEKSKRMIRAIKTVFFLITLLISFLFFSAPVLIAVADTIIPSALLSASLSNSSLQSISSHFNNYDFRFSLIDIPLISILRSIVIICVYSCCDGPTLSRGPYLWVTTICSVLSLVFVSLKAPFVFAGASAGCANTTGVALFLCSYILAVGHVFVAYRTSCRERKKLLVYKIDIEAVSSACKKGLRYEKMLQEVRKQ comes from the exons ATGATTAAGATGGGATTTGCGAAAGAGGAGAAATCAAAGAGGATGATTAGAGCAATTAAAACTGTGTTTTTCTTAATTACTTTGTTAATATCATTCTTATTCTTCTCTGCACCAGTACTAATTGCTGTTGCTGATACCATCATTCCATCTGCTCTTCTATCCGCTTCTCTTTCTAATTCTTCTCTTCAATCAATTTCTTCTCATTTTAATAATTATGATTTTAGATTTTCTCTTATTGATATTCCCTTGATCTCCATCCTACGTTCCATCGTCATCATAT GTGTATACAGTTGCTGTGATGGACCAACCTTGTCACGTGGGCCCTACCTGTGGGTAACAACAATCTGTTCAGTGCTTTCCTTGGTATTTGTCTCGTTGAAGGCCCCCTTTGTATTTGCTGGTGCCTCTGCTGGTTGCGCTAATACCACCGGGGTAGCCCTCTTTCTTTGTTCTTATATTCTGGCCGTTGGACATGTCTTCGTCGCTTATAGGACGAGTTGTCGAGAACGCAAAAAACTCCTTGTTTACAAGATTGACATCGAAGCT GTTAGCTCTGCATGCAAAAAAGGATTAAGATATGAAAAGATGCTACAGGAAGTAAGAAAGCAGTAA